The following coding sequences are from one Numenius arquata chromosome 29, bNumArq3.hap1.1, whole genome shotgun sequence window:
- the LARP4 gene encoding la-related protein 4 isoform X1 encodes MLLFVEQVTSKGAGLNPNAKVWQEVPQGSGETVPPTNGTEHSWQETAAAQGTHAEGNLEISEDNCKQYEVMYSPSCEATRNGTGVDEASANGIVLATEDLGYQLYEVSGEGSSTVSTEDIRECLKKQLEFCFSRENLSKDLYLMSQMDSDQFVPIWTIANMEGIKKLTTDMDLILEVLRSSPMVQVDERGEKVRPNHKRCIIILREIPETTPIEEVKALFKNENCPKVISCEFAHNNNWYVTFQSDTDAQQAFKYLREEVKTFQGKPVMARIKAINTFFAKNGYRVVDSSVYTQPVQTQAQFASPLFMQPVYSPQQYSIYSIVPQTWSPNPAPYFETPLAPFPNGGFVNGFNTPGSYKTNAASLSIGRPFHRNRVKPHFRPSASAEHSGEGPAAASPLPMGDGALSRTNSRNFVMERQSSTLPGHQEQGYSQKDSPAAQMEQNGDYGIGRGRRNVFRGRRRREDDRVSRPQPSAETKTQTPKFDLLASNFPPLPGSIAKIPGEPVLESRMADVVKGVCKEKESKDLLPTCPAPAQEEPMHSTVQQPVTSVSSTTEAVALSTVQPDSKAEEVSAQKDVTSHASPPVSVSPVSAAKPPRTNTTSPSTGASAAPASALQEPRKLSYAEVCQKPPKEPPPVPVQPLREHRTNVPPAKNEENGTPEKAPEKAHDKVEGRMKDYSGFRGNGPPRGAAGKIREQRRQFGRRSSPQGAPRRIGKEQYVPPRSPK; translated from the exons ATGCTGCTGTTCGTGGAG CAGGTAACATCAAAAGGTGCTGGCTTGAACCCTAACGCAAAAGTGTGGCAGGAAGTTCCCCAAGGGAGTGGTGAGACCGTGCCACCAACAAATGGCACAGAGCACTCCTGGCAAGAAACGGCGGCTGCACAAGGGACTCACGCCGAGG GTAACCTAGAGATTTCAGAGGATAACTGCAAGCAGTATGAAGTGATGTATTCCCCATCGTGTGAAGCCACAAGAAATGGCACAGGAGTTGATGAAGCATCTGCAAACGGGATTGTCCTGGCGACTGAAGATCTTGGATACCAACTCTATGAAGTGTCGG GTGAAGGCAGCTCCACTGTGTCCACAGAAGATATCAGAGAATGTTTGAAAAAACAACTTGAATTCTGCTTCTCGCG TGAGAATCTCTCAAAGGATCTCTACTTGATGTCTCAAATGGATAGCGATCAGTTTGTTCCAATATGGACGATTGCCAACATGGAAGGTATTAAGAAGCTGACGACAGATATGGACCTTATTCTTGAAGTTTTGAGAT cTTCTCCTATGGTACAAGTGGATGAGAGAGGGGAGAAAGTAAGGCCAAACCACAAACGATGTATTATCATTCTCCGTGAGATCCCTGAAACCACACCTATAGag GAGGTTAAGGCTCTCTTTAAGAATGAGAACTGTCCCAAAGTGATAAGCTGTGAGTTCGCTCACAACAACAACTGGTACGTTACATTCCAGTCGGATACGGATGCGCAACAG GCATTTAAATACTTAAGGGAAGAAGTGAAAACCTTTCAGGGCAAGCCAGTAATG GCAAGGATAAAAGCCATCAACACATTTTTTGCTAAGAATGGTTACCGGGTAGTGGATTCCAGTGTCTACACTCAGCCAGTTCAAACCCAAGCACAGTTTGCCTCCCCACTGTTTATGCAGCCTGTATATAGTCCTCAGCAGTACTCTATTTACAGCATCGTGCCTCAGACGTGGTCTCCAAATCCTGCACCTTACTTTGAAACACCGCTG GCCCCCTTTCCTAACGGTGGATTTGTGAATGGCTTTAATACACCAGGATCATATAAAACAAATGCTGCTTCTTTGAGTATAGGTCGCCCATTCCATAGGAATCG CGTGAAGCCACATTTCCGACCCTCTGCCAGCGCCGAACACAGCGGGGAGGGTCCGGCTGCCGCCAGCCCCCTGCCGATGGGGGACGGCGCCCTGAGCAGAACCAACTCGAGGAACTTTGTTATGGAGCGACAGAGCAGTACGTTACCTGGGCACCAAGAGCAGGGCTACTCCCAGAAGGATTCTCCTGCTGCACAGATGGAGCAGAATGGCGATTACGGCATTGGCAGGGGCAG gAGGAACGTTTTCAGAGGTCGGAGGAGACGAGAAGATGACCGCGTTTCA AGACCTCAGCCTTCAGCAGAAACAAAGACTCAGACACCAAAGTTTGACTTGCTAGCTTCAAATTTCCCACCTTTGCCTGGCAGCATAGCAAAAATACCGGGAGAGCCCGTGCTGGAGAGCAGGATGGCTGACGTCGTTAAAGGAGTCTGCAAAGAAAAG GAGAGCAAAGATTTGCTGCCCacctgcccagctcctgctcaggaagAACCGATGCACAGCACTGTCCAACAGCCCGTGACAAGTGTGAGTTCAACGACTGAAGCTGTGGCATTAAG CACGGTTCAGCCAGACAGCAAAGCAGAAGAAGTGTCTGCTCAGAAAGATGTGACAAGCCACGCTTCCCCCCCGGTGTCTGTGTCTCCTGTCAGTGCTGCAAAGCCACCGAGGACAAACACCACTTCGCCTTCCACCGGTGCGAGCGCAGCTCCCGCCTCTGCGCTGCAG GAGCCGCGCAAGCTAAGTTACGCTGAAGTTTGCCAGAAGCCCCCGAAGGAGCCTCCTCCAGTTCCTGTTCAGCCTCTTAGGGAACATCGCACCAACGTTCCCCCtgccaaaaatgaagaaaacggCACACCTGAGAAGGCTCCGGAGAAGGCTCATGACAAGGTTGAAGGTCGAATGAAGGATTATTCTGGGTTCCGAGGCAACGGGCctcccaggggagctgctgggaaaatCAGGGAACAGAGGCGCCAGTTTGGACGCAGATCATCGCCTCAGGGAGCACCGCGACGTATCGGCAAGGAGCAGTACGTGCCACCCCGGTCACCAAAGTAA
- the LARP4 gene encoding la-related protein 4 isoform X2, with amino-acid sequence MLLFVEVTSKGAGLNPNAKVWQEVPQGSGETVPPTNGTEHSWQETAAAQGTHAEGNLEISEDNCKQYEVMYSPSCEATRNGTGVDEASANGIVLATEDLGYQLYEVSGEGSSTVSTEDIRECLKKQLEFCFSRENLSKDLYLMSQMDSDQFVPIWTIANMEGIKKLTTDMDLILEVLRSSPMVQVDERGEKVRPNHKRCIIILREIPETTPIEEVKALFKNENCPKVISCEFAHNNNWYVTFQSDTDAQQAFKYLREEVKTFQGKPVMARIKAINTFFAKNGYRVVDSSVYTQPVQTQAQFASPLFMQPVYSPQQYSIYSIVPQTWSPNPAPYFETPLAPFPNGGFVNGFNTPGSYKTNAASLSIGRPFHRNRVKPHFRPSASAEHSGEGPAAASPLPMGDGALSRTNSRNFVMERQSSTLPGHQEQGYSQKDSPAAQMEQNGDYGIGRGRRNVFRGRRRREDDRVSRPQPSAETKTQTPKFDLLASNFPPLPGSIAKIPGEPVLESRMADVVKGVCKEKESKDLLPTCPAPAQEEPMHSTVQQPVTSVSSTTEAVALSTVQPDSKAEEVSAQKDVTSHASPPVSVSPVSAAKPPRTNTTSPSTGASAAPASALQEPRKLSYAEVCQKPPKEPPPVPVQPLREHRTNVPPAKNEENGTPEKAPEKAHDKVEGRMKDYSGFRGNGPPRGAAGKIREQRRQFGRRSSPQGAPRRIGKEQYVPPRSPK; translated from the exons ATGCTGCTGTTCGTGGAG GTAACATCAAAAGGTGCTGGCTTGAACCCTAACGCAAAAGTGTGGCAGGAAGTTCCCCAAGGGAGTGGTGAGACCGTGCCACCAACAAATGGCACAGAGCACTCCTGGCAAGAAACGGCGGCTGCACAAGGGACTCACGCCGAGG GTAACCTAGAGATTTCAGAGGATAACTGCAAGCAGTATGAAGTGATGTATTCCCCATCGTGTGAAGCCACAAGAAATGGCACAGGAGTTGATGAAGCATCTGCAAACGGGATTGTCCTGGCGACTGAAGATCTTGGATACCAACTCTATGAAGTGTCGG GTGAAGGCAGCTCCACTGTGTCCACAGAAGATATCAGAGAATGTTTGAAAAAACAACTTGAATTCTGCTTCTCGCG TGAGAATCTCTCAAAGGATCTCTACTTGATGTCTCAAATGGATAGCGATCAGTTTGTTCCAATATGGACGATTGCCAACATGGAAGGTATTAAGAAGCTGACGACAGATATGGACCTTATTCTTGAAGTTTTGAGAT cTTCTCCTATGGTACAAGTGGATGAGAGAGGGGAGAAAGTAAGGCCAAACCACAAACGATGTATTATCATTCTCCGTGAGATCCCTGAAACCACACCTATAGag GAGGTTAAGGCTCTCTTTAAGAATGAGAACTGTCCCAAAGTGATAAGCTGTGAGTTCGCTCACAACAACAACTGGTACGTTACATTCCAGTCGGATACGGATGCGCAACAG GCATTTAAATACTTAAGGGAAGAAGTGAAAACCTTTCAGGGCAAGCCAGTAATG GCAAGGATAAAAGCCATCAACACATTTTTTGCTAAGAATGGTTACCGGGTAGTGGATTCCAGTGTCTACACTCAGCCAGTTCAAACCCAAGCACAGTTTGCCTCCCCACTGTTTATGCAGCCTGTATATAGTCCTCAGCAGTACTCTATTTACAGCATCGTGCCTCAGACGTGGTCTCCAAATCCTGCACCTTACTTTGAAACACCGCTG GCCCCCTTTCCTAACGGTGGATTTGTGAATGGCTTTAATACACCAGGATCATATAAAACAAATGCTGCTTCTTTGAGTATAGGTCGCCCATTCCATAGGAATCG CGTGAAGCCACATTTCCGACCCTCTGCCAGCGCCGAACACAGCGGGGAGGGTCCGGCTGCCGCCAGCCCCCTGCCGATGGGGGACGGCGCCCTGAGCAGAACCAACTCGAGGAACTTTGTTATGGAGCGACAGAGCAGTACGTTACCTGGGCACCAAGAGCAGGGCTACTCCCAGAAGGATTCTCCTGCTGCACAGATGGAGCAGAATGGCGATTACGGCATTGGCAGGGGCAG gAGGAACGTTTTCAGAGGTCGGAGGAGACGAGAAGATGACCGCGTTTCA AGACCTCAGCCTTCAGCAGAAACAAAGACTCAGACACCAAAGTTTGACTTGCTAGCTTCAAATTTCCCACCTTTGCCTGGCAGCATAGCAAAAATACCGGGAGAGCCCGTGCTGGAGAGCAGGATGGCTGACGTCGTTAAAGGAGTCTGCAAAGAAAAG GAGAGCAAAGATTTGCTGCCCacctgcccagctcctgctcaggaagAACCGATGCACAGCACTGTCCAACAGCCCGTGACAAGTGTGAGTTCAACGACTGAAGCTGTGGCATTAAG CACGGTTCAGCCAGACAGCAAAGCAGAAGAAGTGTCTGCTCAGAAAGATGTGACAAGCCACGCTTCCCCCCCGGTGTCTGTGTCTCCTGTCAGTGCTGCAAAGCCACCGAGGACAAACACCACTTCGCCTTCCACCGGTGCGAGCGCAGCTCCCGCCTCTGCGCTGCAG GAGCCGCGCAAGCTAAGTTACGCTGAAGTTTGCCAGAAGCCCCCGAAGGAGCCTCCTCCAGTTCCTGTTCAGCCTCTTAGGGAACATCGCACCAACGTTCCCCCtgccaaaaatgaagaaaacggCACACCTGAGAAGGCTCCGGAGAAGGCTCATGACAAGGTTGAAGGTCGAATGAAGGATTATTCTGGGTTCCGAGGCAACGGGCctcccaggggagctgctgggaaaatCAGGGAACAGAGGCGCCAGTTTGGACGCAGATCATCGCCTCAGGGAGCACCGCGACGTATCGGCAAGGAGCAGTACGTGCCACCCCGGTCACCAAAGTAA
- the LARP4 gene encoding la-related protein 4 isoform X3 translates to MEQVTSKGAGLNPNAKVWQEVPQGSGETVPPTNGTEHSWQETAAAQGTHAEGNLEISEDNCKQYEVMYSPSCEATRNGTGVDEASANGIVLATEDLGYQLYEVSGEGSSTVSTEDIRECLKKQLEFCFSRENLSKDLYLMSQMDSDQFVPIWTIANMEGIKKLTTDMDLILEVLRSSPMVQVDERGEKVRPNHKRCIIILREIPETTPIEEVKALFKNENCPKVISCEFAHNNNWYVTFQSDTDAQQAFKYLREEVKTFQGKPVMARIKAINTFFAKNGYRVVDSSVYTQPVQTQAQFASPLFMQPVYSPQQYSIYSIVPQTWSPNPAPYFETPLAPFPNGGFVNGFNTPGSYKTNAASLSIGRPFHRNRVKPHFRPSASAEHSGEGPAAASPLPMGDGALSRTNSRNFVMERQSSTLPGHQEQGYSQKDSPAAQMEQNGDYGIGRGRRNVFRGRRRREDDRVSRPQPSAETKTQTPKFDLLASNFPPLPGSIAKIPGEPVLESRMADVVKGVCKEKESKDLLPTCPAPAQEEPMHSTVQQPVTSVSSTTEAVALSTVQPDSKAEEVSAQKDVTSHASPPVSVSPVSAAKPPRTNTTSPSTGASAAPASALQEPRKLSYAEVCQKPPKEPPPVPVQPLREHRTNVPPAKNEENGTPEKAPEKAHDKVEGRMKDYSGFRGNGPPRGAAGKIREQRRQFGRRSSPQGAPRRIGKEQYVPPRSPK, encoded by the exons ATGGAG CAGGTAACATCAAAAGGTGCTGGCTTGAACCCTAACGCAAAAGTGTGGCAGGAAGTTCCCCAAGGGAGTGGTGAGACCGTGCCACCAACAAATGGCACAGAGCACTCCTGGCAAGAAACGGCGGCTGCACAAGGGACTCACGCCGAGG GTAACCTAGAGATTTCAGAGGATAACTGCAAGCAGTATGAAGTGATGTATTCCCCATCGTGTGAAGCCACAAGAAATGGCACAGGAGTTGATGAAGCATCTGCAAACGGGATTGTCCTGGCGACTGAAGATCTTGGATACCAACTCTATGAAGTGTCGG GTGAAGGCAGCTCCACTGTGTCCACAGAAGATATCAGAGAATGTTTGAAAAAACAACTTGAATTCTGCTTCTCGCG TGAGAATCTCTCAAAGGATCTCTACTTGATGTCTCAAATGGATAGCGATCAGTTTGTTCCAATATGGACGATTGCCAACATGGAAGGTATTAAGAAGCTGACGACAGATATGGACCTTATTCTTGAAGTTTTGAGAT cTTCTCCTATGGTACAAGTGGATGAGAGAGGGGAGAAAGTAAGGCCAAACCACAAACGATGTATTATCATTCTCCGTGAGATCCCTGAAACCACACCTATAGag GAGGTTAAGGCTCTCTTTAAGAATGAGAACTGTCCCAAAGTGATAAGCTGTGAGTTCGCTCACAACAACAACTGGTACGTTACATTCCAGTCGGATACGGATGCGCAACAG GCATTTAAATACTTAAGGGAAGAAGTGAAAACCTTTCAGGGCAAGCCAGTAATG GCAAGGATAAAAGCCATCAACACATTTTTTGCTAAGAATGGTTACCGGGTAGTGGATTCCAGTGTCTACACTCAGCCAGTTCAAACCCAAGCACAGTTTGCCTCCCCACTGTTTATGCAGCCTGTATATAGTCCTCAGCAGTACTCTATTTACAGCATCGTGCCTCAGACGTGGTCTCCAAATCCTGCACCTTACTTTGAAACACCGCTG GCCCCCTTTCCTAACGGTGGATTTGTGAATGGCTTTAATACACCAGGATCATATAAAACAAATGCTGCTTCTTTGAGTATAGGTCGCCCATTCCATAGGAATCG CGTGAAGCCACATTTCCGACCCTCTGCCAGCGCCGAACACAGCGGGGAGGGTCCGGCTGCCGCCAGCCCCCTGCCGATGGGGGACGGCGCCCTGAGCAGAACCAACTCGAGGAACTTTGTTATGGAGCGACAGAGCAGTACGTTACCTGGGCACCAAGAGCAGGGCTACTCCCAGAAGGATTCTCCTGCTGCACAGATGGAGCAGAATGGCGATTACGGCATTGGCAGGGGCAG gAGGAACGTTTTCAGAGGTCGGAGGAGACGAGAAGATGACCGCGTTTCA AGACCTCAGCCTTCAGCAGAAACAAAGACTCAGACACCAAAGTTTGACTTGCTAGCTTCAAATTTCCCACCTTTGCCTGGCAGCATAGCAAAAATACCGGGAGAGCCCGTGCTGGAGAGCAGGATGGCTGACGTCGTTAAAGGAGTCTGCAAAGAAAAG GAGAGCAAAGATTTGCTGCCCacctgcccagctcctgctcaggaagAACCGATGCACAGCACTGTCCAACAGCCCGTGACAAGTGTGAGTTCAACGACTGAAGCTGTGGCATTAAG CACGGTTCAGCCAGACAGCAAAGCAGAAGAAGTGTCTGCTCAGAAAGATGTGACAAGCCACGCTTCCCCCCCGGTGTCTGTGTCTCCTGTCAGTGCTGCAAAGCCACCGAGGACAAACACCACTTCGCCTTCCACCGGTGCGAGCGCAGCTCCCGCCTCTGCGCTGCAG GAGCCGCGCAAGCTAAGTTACGCTGAAGTTTGCCAGAAGCCCCCGAAGGAGCCTCCTCCAGTTCCTGTTCAGCCTCTTAGGGAACATCGCACCAACGTTCCCCCtgccaaaaatgaagaaaacggCACACCTGAGAAGGCTCCGGAGAAGGCTCATGACAAGGTTGAAGGTCGAATGAAGGATTATTCTGGGTTCCGAGGCAACGGGCctcccaggggagctgctgggaaaatCAGGGAACAGAGGCGCCAGTTTGGACGCAGATCATCGCCTCAGGGAGCACCGCGACGTATCGGCAAGGAGCAGTACGTGCCACCCCGGTCACCAAAGTAA